The genomic DNA TTTAATTTAGCGTCCGTTTCAAAGCAGTTCACGGCGATGGGCATCCTTATCCTGGAGCATCGAGGGGAGTTGTCGCTAGAAGATCCATTGGCAAACTATATTCCTGAGCTGTCATTTTATTCAGATATTACCATTCGACATCTGTTAAATCATACCTCAGGCTTACCCGATTATATGCGTGTCGTTAATTCGTTCTATAAAGGGGAAGATTTAATAACCACCGACAGAGTCTTAGCAGCTTTTCAAACCCTAAAGCCTAATCGTCAGTTTGAGCCGGGTGCAAAGTTTGCCTATAGCAATACCGGCTATGTAGTTTTGGCTGAGATAATTCATCGCGTTAGCGGTCAGTCATTTCCTGATTTTATGAGCGAGGCCGTTTTTCTGCCTCTCAATATGAGAGATAGTCAAATTTATAATCGTTTAAGTACGCAAGAGCCCGAATTTAGAGTGTTTGGTTATGGAAAAAAGCATGGATTGTTCGGGGGCGCTAAGCAGTCGAAAGACCTAAACGAAATGGACGGGGTGTATGGAGATGGCAGCGTATATTCAAGCGCATCAGATTTAGCATTGTGGGATAAAGCCTTGTATCAAGGCACACTTTTACCATTGGATAAAATTCAACAAGCTTTTGAACCAGCCAAACTGAACTCGGGCAAGCTTTCTAACTATGGTTTTGGCTGGGTCATTGACCCTAAAAGGCAGAGCGTAGAGCATGCCGGCGGTTGGCAGGGGTTTTCCTCGTATATCTACCGCGACTTAATCAATGAAAGTCTCATTGTCGTTTTAGATAACTCATCAAACGCGTTGCGCGTGCCGGCGTTCGGGTTCTTATTTAATTCAATTGCTAAAAACCTAAAAAAAGCGATGACTACCGTTTAGCCGGCAGTCTCATTTCGATACCACGATCCATCATGTGCTGTTTGGCTTCCTGAATCGAGTATTCCCCAAAGTGGAAAATGCTCGCCGCTAAAACGGCATCAGCATGGCCTTCAAGCACGCCCTGCGCTAAGTGATCTAAATTTCCAACGCCACCACTGGCAATGACTGGTATATCTACGGCATCAGCAACGGCGCGTGTTAAAGCCAAATCAAAACCACTTTTTACGCCGTCTTGATCCATGCTGGTCAGAAGTATCTCACCGGCTCCGTAGTCGGCCATTTTTTTGGCCCATTCGACCGCATTAATCCCAGTAGGGTTTCGCCCACCGTGGGTGAATATCTCCCAATGATCACCGACCTGTTTCGCATCGATGGCTACCACAATACACTGAGCGCCAAATCGCTGCGAGGCCTCTTTCACAAACTCAGGGTTATGTATTGCCGCACTGTTTATGCCGACTTTATCGGCCCCTGCATTGAGCATAGCGCGTATATCGTCAACTTTGCGGATGCCACCGCCTACTGTGAGTGGTATAAACACTTGGCCAGCAATGGCTTTAACGGTTTCAATCATAGTGTCGCGACCTTCATGCGTCGCGGTTATGTCGAGCATGGTAATTTCGTCCGCGCCTTGTTCATTGTAACGGCGCGCTACTTCGACTGGATCCCCAGCGTCACGGATATTTAAAAAATTGACGCCTTTAACGACACGGCCTTGGTCTACGTCTAAGCAGGGAATAATTCGTTTTGCCAGGGGCATTTATAAGGTTCCGTTCCATTGGGTGAAATTTTTCAACAGCTGCAAGCCTGCTTCAGCACTTTTTTCTGGGTGGAATTGGGTTGCAAACAGGTTGTCGCGATAAATCATGGCAGCGAAATCGGTGCCGTAATGGCATATACCCGCACTGTAATTCTCGTGCGGTTCTACGAAGTAGCTGTGAACAAAATAAAAGTGGCTATCCGATTCAATGCTGTTCCAAATAGGGTGATCTTTGGTCTTTGTAACATGATTCCAGCCCATGTGAGGGACCTTCATGGGTAAACCGTGTGAATCTATTAACCCTGAAGGAAAGCGATGAACATGGCCGTCAAATTGATTCAAACAGTCTATGCCTTGATTTTCATCACTGTGGGCCATTAGCGCTTGCATGCCTACGCAGATGCCTAAAAAAGGTTTGCCGCTGGCTAAGTTTTCAGCAACCACTTCATCAACTTGTTGTCGGCGGATCTCAGCCATGCAATCTCGTATAGCCCCAACGCCAGGTAAAACCACGTGATCGGCTTCTAAGATGCGTGCGCGGTCGTTGGTGATTTCTATTTGAAATTGCGGGGCAACAGCTTCTAGTGCTTTAGCGACTGAGTGTAAATTGCCCATGCCGTAATCAATAATGGTGAGAAGTTTTTGACTCACAAGCTGCCCTTTGTGGAAGGAATAACATTGCCCATGCGCACATCAACCGACAAAGCCATGCGAAGCGCGCGCCCAAATGCTTTAAAAATTGTCTCAGCCTGATGATGAGAGTTTTTACCTTTGAGGTTATCAATGTGCAATGTAACTAGGGCGTGATTCACGAAGCCTTGGAAAAATTCACCGAATAAATCAACATCGAAAGAACCGATACGTCCGCGTGTAAATTCACAGTTAAGGTCTAATCCTGGTCGACCAGAGAAATCGATTACAACGCGTGATAAAGCCTCATCAAGCGGTACATAGCTGTGTCCGTATCGAGTGAGCCCTTTTTTGTCACCCACGGCTTGAGCGATGGCCATTCCCAGTGTTATGCCAACATCTTCTGCACTGTGATGATCGTCGATGTGGGTGTCTCCATCGCACACAATATCTAAATCTATGAGTCCGTGGCGTGCGATTTGGTCAAGCATATGATCAAGGAAAGGCATGCCAGAATTAAGTTTAGCTTGGCCCGTACCGTCTAAATTCACGGATACTTTGATCTTAGTTTCATTGGTGTTGCGTTCAACCGTCGCTTGGCGACCCATAGTCATCTCTCTTTGATCATTGATTTAAATACTGTGGCAACGTATCTTGCCGTCGCTTTGAATAAAATCCATTATATAAGTATGCATCGAATCAAACCAGCCCGGAGTCCTCGTGCCAGTTACAATTTCCAAAATAAGCTCTATTGATCCAAAGACATTAGCCGCTTGTGAGCGTATTTTAGCGTCAATACCTGAATCATCTGCGCTCAACTCACTTTGGCAACAATACCTAAATAAGCCTGATCAATATACCTTATGGTTAGGGTGGTTTAATGAACGAGTCGTGGGCTTTTTATGGTTAGAAGACCAATGTATTCAGGGTTTTGCGGTGCATTTAGCAACACAAGGGCGAGGTGTTGGTTCGCGCATGGCTCAGCTCATCAATGAGCATTACCCCGCGGCAAAATGGCCAACTACATTGCAGCACTTTGAGCAAAAATAAAAAAGCACCTTCACTGAATAGTGAAAATATCGCATTACAGTAAAACAATAATAGAAATAGGTAAGTAGTAATATGCCGTCTTATACCGTAAATATCGATGCTGAATCTCATTCTCGAATCCGTTTATATGATTTCACCACAGGGCAACAAAATTTTTATCAATGGCTTGCAGGTCTATTGCCTTCGCTATCTGATAAGCGGGTGTTAGAGCTGGGGGCAGGAAACGGACACCTTTGGCATACGCTTTTGGCTCAGTGTCGGCATACCGAACTCTTATTGACCGATATAAACGAAGGCTACTTAAATCAAGCTAAGTTAGAGCTAAGCGAAAGCATTTCAAACGATTGCCAGTTGAGTTTCGGGACCCTGGATATCAATGCGTTAAATTTAGGGGGGCAGCGCTTCGATGTCGTGATTGCAAACCATAATTTGTTTTACGCGAAGGACATAGAGTTGGTTTTGTCGCAGATTGCTGAGCATATAAAGCCTGGAGGTATGTTGGTGTGCTCTACTGTTGGTTCTCAACACTTGCACGAATTGGTCGCACTATTACGCCAAATAGATCGCGAATTACCTTGGTCCTCGGAAAAATGGGCGGACGTCTTTGGTCTTGAAAATGGCTATCAACAATTAATAAAGAATTTTGACCGTGTCGATCAGTTTGAATACGACAACAAGCTGCATGTCACTTCAATAGAGCCAATATTGACTTACCTACATAAAACGATGAAGGGAGCATTGTCTCCTTGGGTGACACAGCATGAAGCAGAGTTGTCCCATTCGTTAGAAACGCTCCTGTCTCAGTCAGGAAAGATAAGGCTCACTCCCGCTTCGGGCTTCTTTATCGCTTACCGTTAACGCACAGTTTTGGTGCGTTAAAACTACTAATTGTACTATTTTGGTGCTTTAATTTCAGTATTAAGCGCTAAAGCTGTGCGAAATAGCCGATATACCCTAGTTTTATCCTTGGTGTGTTGGCTGGCCTACTTTTTGCGTTTCTCTTTAGCAATTAAAAAGTAGGGTGTGAACATTGTTAGCCCAAGAACAGTCATTCAAACGCATTATTGAACATCAATTTACAGCCGTTGCTGTTTTAGATGCTGACTTTAGAGTTGTGCATGTAAACCCGTCGGCTGAGTTGCTCATGGTGCGCTCAGCGAATCAGATCGTTGGTCAGTCATTTTTAGACTCATTTTTAGATTCAACAGAAGTGAGCGAAGTATTACAGGCGGCGGTGAAAGAAGGTGCTTCAGTTTCCGTCCGTTCTAGTACTTGGGCGTTGGTGCATCGAGAGTCGGTGACCTTAGATTTTATCGTCAGTCCGTTTTTAGAAGATCAAAAGCTCAGTGTCATTGTAGAGATGCTGCCGGCGGATCGGGCCATAAAAATTAGCCGAGATGAAGGCCTGATCGATCAAACGGAAACCAGTCGCCACCTTGTTCGAGGGTTGGCGCATGAAATTAAAAACCCCTTAGGTGGCATTCGAGGTGCGGCTCAGCTACTGGCTTTGGAGCTTAATAGCGCGGAGTTGAAAGAATATACTCAAGTGATTATTGAGGAGGCTGATCGGCTTAGAACGTTGGTTGACCGCCTGCTCGGTTCTAACCAGCTTCCGAAATTCACGTCCATGAATGTGCATCAAGCGCTAGAGCGAGTTTTTGCACTCATCAATGCTGAGGCGGGCGATAAAATTATCATTAAACGTGATTACGACCCCAGCATTCCTGATTTTATCGCTGATGAGGCGCAACTTATTCAAGTGTTCCTGAATATCTGTCGCAATGCTTGGCAATCATTGAGCGATGGTGAGCAATCTCATGGTGAAATCATTCTTCGTACCCGAACCGTTAGGCAGTTTACGATTCGTCAGCAACGTCACCGTTTAGTCGCTCGCGTCGATGTCATCGATAACGGCCCTGGAGTCGATAAAGACTTGTTAGAAAAAATATTTTATCCAATGATCTCGGGTCGTGCCTCTGGTACAGGATTAGGGCTTTCATTGGTTCAGCAATTAGTTCATCTACACGGTGGCTTAGTCGAGTGCGATAGCGACTCCGAACAAACTGTGTTTAGTGTATATTTACCTTTGGAGGGTGCGCATGACTGATCAACCGCTGGTTTGGGTGGTCGATGACGACCGCTCTATTCGTTGGGTGCTTGAACGAGC from Reinekea marina includes the following:
- a CDS encoding serine hydrolase domain-containing protein, whose translation is MLLAVVLVLNTLLFTIYLFIRIPKLNLTQGLSLEDKMAAIDHWLTKVHKVDKFNGSVLLAQQGEVLFNKPFGYSDESESTLLNERSSFNLASVSKQFTAMGILILEHRGELSLEDPLANYIPELSFYSDITIRHLLNHTSGLPDYMRVVNSFYKGEDLITTDRVLAAFQTLKPNRQFEPGAKFAYSNTGYVVLAEIIHRVSGQSFPDFMSEAVFLPLNMRDSQIYNRLSTQEPEFRVFGYGKKHGLFGGAKQSKDLNEMDGVYGDGSVYSSASDLALWDKALYQGTLLPLDKIQQAFEPAKLNSGKLSNYGFGWVIDPKRQSVEHAGGWQGFSSYIYRDLINESLIVVLDNSSNALRVPAFGFLFNSIAKNLKKAMTTV
- the hisF gene encoding imidazole glycerol phosphate synthase subunit HisF, with protein sequence MPLAKRIIPCLDVDQGRVVKGVNFLNIRDAGDPVEVARRYNEQGADEITMLDITATHEGRDTMIETVKAIAGQVFIPLTVGGGIRKVDDIRAMLNAGADKVGINSAAIHNPEFVKEASQRFGAQCIVVAIDAKQVGDHWEIFTHGGRNPTGINAVEWAKKMADYGAGEILLTSMDQDGVKSGFDLALTRAVADAVDIPVIASGGVGNLDHLAQGVLEGHADAVLAASIFHFGEYSIQEAKQHMMDRGIEMRLPAKR
- the hisH gene encoding imidazole glycerol phosphate synthase subunit HisH, with translation MSQKLLTIIDYGMGNLHSVAKALEAVAPQFQIEITNDRARILEADHVVLPGVGAIRDCMAEIRRQQVDEVVAENLASGKPFLGICVGMQALMAHSDENQGIDCLNQFDGHVHRFPSGLIDSHGLPMKVPHMGWNHVTKTKDHPIWNSIESDSHFYFVHSYFVEPHENYSAGICHYGTDFAAMIYRDNLFATQFHPEKSAEAGLQLLKNFTQWNGTL
- the hisB gene encoding imidazoleglycerol-phosphate dehydratase HisB, whose product is MGRQATVERNTNETKIKVSVNLDGTGQAKLNSGMPFLDHMLDQIARHGLIDLDIVCDGDTHIDDHHSAEDVGITLGMAIAQAVGDKKGLTRYGHSYVPLDEALSRVVIDFSGRPGLDLNCEFTRGRIGSFDVDLFGEFFQGFVNHALVTLHIDNLKGKNSHHQAETIFKAFGRALRMALSVDVRMGNVIPSTKGSL
- a CDS encoding GNAT family N-acetyltransferase; translation: MPVTISKISSIDPKTLAACERILASIPESSALNSLWQQYLNKPDQYTLWLGWFNERVVGFLWLEDQCIQGFAVHLATQGRGVGSRMAQLINEHYPAAKWPTTLQHFEQK
- a CDS encoding class I SAM-dependent methyltransferase, which produces MPSYTVNIDAESHSRIRLYDFTTGQQNFYQWLAGLLPSLSDKRVLELGAGNGHLWHTLLAQCRHTELLLTDINEGYLNQAKLELSESISNDCQLSFGTLDINALNLGGQRFDVVIANHNLFYAKDIELVLSQIAEHIKPGGMLVCSTVGSQHLHELVALLRQIDRELPWSSEKWADVFGLENGYQQLIKNFDRVDQFEYDNKLHVTSIEPILTYLHKTMKGALSPWVTQHEAELSHSLETLLSQSGKIRLTPASGFFIAYR
- the glnL gene encoding nitrogen regulation protein NR(II), encoding MLAQEQSFKRIIEHQFTAVAVLDADFRVVHVNPSAELLMVRSANQIVGQSFLDSFLDSTEVSEVLQAAVKEGASVSVRSSTWALVHRESVTLDFIVSPFLEDQKLSVIVEMLPADRAIKISRDEGLIDQTETSRHLVRGLAHEIKNPLGGIRGAAQLLALELNSAELKEYTQVIIEEADRLRTLVDRLLGSNQLPKFTSMNVHQALERVFALINAEAGDKIIIKRDYDPSIPDFIADEAQLIQVFLNICRNAWQSLSDGEQSHGEIILRTRTVRQFTIRQQRHRLVARVDVIDNGPGVDKDLLEKIFYPMISGRASGTGLGLSLVQQLVHLHGGLVECDSDSEQTVFSVYLPLEGAHD